In Bacillota bacterium, the following are encoded in one genomic region:
- a CDS encoding 4Fe-4S dicluster domain-containing protein, whose translation MLYLRGEFDLCTGCGSCLLACSNRAAGGYSPRLARLKIFSENENLVNRPLVCTQCENPFCLHSCPVAAISRSEDTGVVLINKETCTGCGDCVTACPDNMIQLDNAGKADKCDLCQDEPEPLCVKYCVPKALKLVEKREVITR comes from the coding sequence ATGCTTTACTTGAGAGGCGAGTTCGATTTATGCACCGGCTGTGGCTCCTGCCTGTTGGCCTGTTCCAACCGGGCTGCCGGCGGTTACAGTCCCCGCCTGGCCCGTCTCAAAATTTTCAGCGAGAATGAAAACCTGGTTAACCGCCCCCTGGTCTGCACCCAGTGCGAAAACCCCTTCTGCCTGCATTCCTGCCCGGTTGCTGCAATCAGCAGGTCGGAAGATACAGGTGTTGTCCTGATCAACAAAGAAACCTGCACCGGTTGCGGCGACTGCGTCACTGCCTGCCCCGATAATATGATCCAGCTGGATAACGCTGGCAAGGCTGACAAATGCGACTTATGCCAGGATGAACCGGAACCGCTTTGCGTAAAATACTGTGTACCGAAAGCTCTGAAACTGGTCGAAAAGCGGGAGGTGATCACGCGATGA